In a genomic window of Vigna angularis cultivar LongXiaoDou No.4 chromosome 6, ASM1680809v1, whole genome shotgun sequence:
- the LOC108343878 gene encoding uncharacterized protein LOC108343878, with the protein MRSVPFLLSVLLYTMSTLCSLSRLSNLKNMMHVDEELIMALSFSCVYTHSTATSDNDVNIPHTNNIDTALTEEIYATQPRRSLRTKKCYTGHENQREDWFS; encoded by the exons ATGAGATCAGTTCCTTTTCTCCTCTCTGTTTTGCTTTACACCATGAGCACTTTGTGCAGTCTCTCTCGTCTTTCTAATCTCAAGAACATGATGCACGTAGATGAG GAACTGATAATGGCCCTGAGTTTCTCATGTGTTTACACCCATTCCACCGCTACCAGTGATAATGATGTCAATATTCCTCACACCAACAACATTGATACTGCCCTTACTGAGGAGATCTATGCTACACAACCAAGGCGGTCTCTCAGAACCAAAAAG TGTTATACAGGACATGAGAACCAACGAGAAGATTGGTTTAGTTAG